The following coding sequences are from one Thunnus maccoyii chromosome 17, fThuMac1.1, whole genome shotgun sequence window:
- the tdh gene encoding L-threonine dehydrogenase, whose protein sequence is MPVIRTLSKVAKQALLSTPGCGCQPLTVAVRNISFSPRQVTSDASFHSVSFSETDHPKVLITGGLGQLGVGLAKLLRKRFGKNNVILSDIRKPPSNVFHSGPFIYSDILDYKNLREIVVNNRITWLVHYSALLSAVGEANVALARSVNITGLHNILDIAAEHGLRLFVPSTIGAFGPTSPRNPTPDLCVQRPRTIYGVSKVHAELMGEYYHHRYGLDFRCLRYPGIISADSMPGGGTTDYAVQIFHDAIKTGKFECNLKPDTRLPMMYIDDCLRATLEVMEAPADSLSMRTYNINAMSFTPEELAQELQKQMPELEVTYDVDLVRQAIADSWPMNFDDSNARKDWGWKHDYDLPELVQTMLNFFGAETRMARAN, encoded by the exons ATGCCTGTCATCAGAACCCTCAGCAAGGTGGCCAAGCAGGCTCTGCTCAGCACCCCGGGGTGCGGCTGCCAGCCCCTAACGGTGGCTGTACGCAACATCAGCTTCTCCCCCCGCCAGGTGACGTCTGATGCAAGCTTCCACTCTGTGTCCTTCTCAGAAACAGACCACCCAAAGGTGCTCATTACAG GTGGCCTGGGACAGCTTGGTGTGGGGCTTGCCAAATTGTTGAG GAAGAGGTTTGGAAAGAACAACGTCATTCTGTCCGACATCAGGAAGCCTCCCAGCAACGTTTTCCACAGTG GCCCCTTCATCTACTCAGACATCCTGGACTACAAGAACCTGCGGGAAATTGTGGTGAACAACCGCATCACTTGGTTGGTTCACTACAGCGCCCTCCTCAGTGCTGTGGGAGAGGCTAACGTGGCTCTGGCGCGGTCTGTTAACATCACTG GGCTTCACAACATCCTGGACATTGCGGCTGAGCACGGCTTGCGTCTGTTCGTCCCCAGCACCATCGGTGCCTTTGGTCCCACTTCTCCCCGCAACCCCACTCCAGATCTCTGTGTGCAAAGACCTCGCACCATCTATGGTGTCTCCAAAGTTCATGCTGAGCTGATGGGAGAG TACTACCACCACCGTTACGGCCTGGATTTCCGTTGTCTTCGCTACCCAGGAATCATCTCAGCTGACTCCATGCCTGGTGGCGGCACAACAG ACTATGCCGTCCAGATCTTCCACGATGCAATCAAAACCGGAAAGTTTGAATGCAACCTGAAACCCGACACACGGCTGCCCATGATGTACATTGACGACTGCCTGCGTGCCACGCTGGAGGTGATGGAGGCGCCAGCTGACTCACTGAGCATGAGGACCTACAACATCAACGCAATGAGCTTCACCCCCGAGGAACTGGCCCAGGAGCTCCAGAAGCAGATGCCAGAGCTGGAGGTCACGTATGACGTTGACCTTGTCCGACAGGCTATTG CTGACAGTTGGCCAATGAACTTCGATGACTCCAATGCAAGGAAGGACTGGGGCTGGAAGCACGATTATGATCTCCCAGAGCTCGTCCAGACGATGCTGAACTTCTTTGGCGCAGAAACACGCATGGCCCGCGCTAACTGA